CCATATTGCAGGTAGAGCGCGGCAAGGCCGGGATCGTCGAGTTCGCCCGAGCGGGCGATGCGCTCGTCGGTCGGCAGCGCCGCGGCGGGGGTGCGGGCGAGTTCGACTTCGAGGCGGCGGAACAGCCGGCGATGCTCGGCCTGGTGCGCGCCGAGCAGCGCGTCCCAGCTCTTCCCCGAAGCCGCCGCGATCTGCCGCGTCGTGATCGCGGTCGGGTCGCCGGCGATATCGTCGAAGCGGCGATAGCTGGTGGCGGTGGCGACCAGCAGCACCACCTCGTCCGCATCCTCGATGCGGATCGCGTCGCGGCCGACCGTCTGGCGGCCGCCGGTGCGGCGCACCTTTACCCGCGTCTCGAAGCGGATGCCGCCGGGAATGCCGTGCTGCGCCGGGCCGATGCCGCGCATCACCAGCGTGTCGTCTCCCTCCACCGCGACCTCGCCATCCTGCGGCGTGGTCAGCGACACTGTGACGCCGACGCTGCCAGCGGGCGCGTCGGTGGAGAGGCGGACCGCGATCACCTGATCGACCGGCGAGGCGATCACCTCGCGCAGATGGGTGACGGTGCGCACCTTGAACCGCGTCGTCGCGATCGCGCCGTCGAGGTCGAGCGACCGTTCATAGCTCTGGCTGTTCTCGATGCCCTGGAAGAGCATCATCAGGTCGCCGATCGGCTGGTAGGACATCTGCCGCGGGGGGCGCGCCACCAGCACCTCGTCCGCCAGCGCCTGCGCCTCGGCGAAGCGCCCGGCCCAGACCAGCGCGCGCACCCGCGGCAGGCCCTCGCCCGCCTTGGGGTTGGTGCCGTCATAGGGGGAGCCGGCGAAGAAACTGTCCTCGTTGAGCTGGATGCGCTCGTTGGCGATGCCGCCGAAGATCATCGCCCCCAGCCGGCCATTGCCGATCGGCAGCGCCTGCACCCATTCGTCGGCGGGCGCGCGATACCAGAGGCGGTTGGGATGGTCGGAGCCGGCGGCGCCGGCCCGCGCACCGCGCGGCAGCGCCGCGCCGATCGCCAGACCCGCCCCGGCAACGAGCGTACCGCGCCGCGAAAGACCCTCCGCCATCGATCAGCGCCCGGCGAGGGTGAAGAGCATCGCGGTGGCGGCCGGCACCGTCACCTGCCGCGCCCGCCGCATCGTCACCGTCTTCAACGTGGTGCCGTCCCTGGCGGCGAGCGACGGGCCGGTCAGCACCACGACCGCGGCCTCGGGCATCGCCGGCAGGGTCACGGTGAAGGGCGCGCTGTGCTTGTTGACCAGCACGATCTTCGTCTTGCCGGCCTGGCTCAGCGCGTAGCAGCCGAGAGAGGGGCTGGCCGGCCGGGCATCGAGCGCGAGGAAGGTCGCGCCCACCAGCATCTGGCCGAACCGGGTCCCGTCATAGAGCGGCCGCCGGCTGAACCCGGCGGAGGGCGTGCCGACGATCGCCGAATAATGGCCATAGCCGCCGCCATGCCAGTTGATGCCGATCCAGCCGCGCTCGGCGAATTTGAGCATCGCGTCGGCGCCCCAGATCGCCGAGGCGTGGGTATCCGAAATGCCCGGCTTGCCGCCATCCCAGCAGCTGTTGCCCTCGGCCATGCGGAAGGGCAGGCCGGATTGCTTCACCGCGGCCTGCACCGTCTCGACGCCGGCATTTTTGAGCGTCGTCGTCTTCGGTTCGGGCTCCATCAGCTGTGCCATCGTCGCGTCGGGCGATCCCGCCGGGCCCATCGCATAATAATGGCCGGTCAGCATGATGACGTCGGGGAAGCGATGCGCCTCGCGTGCGAAGACGGTGAGATAATCGAGCTTGTTCGAAATGTCCGGCCCGCCGAACTTTGCCCCCGGCGCGGCGGCGGCGATCGCATCGTGGAACGCCGCCCATTCGCGCATGAAATCCTCCGGCCCCCATTCGGCCGGGCGATAGCGGTTGCGGAACACGTCGGGCTCATTGCCGATCTGGAAGGCGAGCAGCCGTGGCCCGAGGATGCGGTGGACGTCGGCGGCTTCCGCGGCGGCCTGCTCCCTGGTCGCGTGGGCGAGGTTGAGGCCGTAGATGCAGCTCCAGCCGGTGGCGTCGAGGAAGGTGCGCAGGCTCCGGAGCGCCGGCGTCGAGCAGACCAGCCCCTCCTTCACCGTCTTGTTATGCTCGGGCCCGAAAATCTCGAACGGCGGCCGCGCCGGCGCCTGTTCGCCGACATAGGCGGTATGCTCGCCCGAAGAGCCGCCGATCCGCAGATTGCCGACGGGGGATAGCCCCTTGAACAGCGCGACCAGCGCGCTGTTCTCCGCCGAGAAATAGGCGGGATTGGCGAGCTGCGCGCGCTCATAGGAAAGGCCGACGAAGTCCGCCGGAATCGTCGCACCGCGCCGGGCGGCATCCAGCGTCAGCGCGATGCCGCTGTCCTGAGCCCAGCCCCTTGCCGGCAGGGCGACGGCACTGCAAACGGTGGCAAGCCCCTGAAGCATCTGGCGGCGACTGCTATCCATCATCCTCTCCCGTCGATTTCCGGCGCGCCGGTGGTTGATCCTTGGCATCGACGGACGCGGTCTAGGCGCCGGCAGCCGGTCAGGTCAATATCACTGTGAGGAACAGAGATATCAGAATCGGCCTGACCAGCTTGACTGACATATCAGAGACTGTATGTGATCCCGCATCGAAGGCGCCAGCGAAGGGCGCCGTGATGTGGGAGGGTGCTGGAATGGTGAAGGCGAAGCTGTTGCTGGGTTCGGTCTGCTGGATGGGGCTGGCTGGCGCGATGCCAGCGATGGCGCAGGACGCGCCCGCGCCCGCGCCGCAGGCGGACCAGGGCGCCGCTGCGCCGTCCGATGCCGCGGTGGAAGACATCGTCGTCACCGGCATCCGCGGCACGCTGACCAGCGCGCGCGAACGCAAGCGCAATTCCGGCCAGATCCAGGAATCGATCGTCGCCGAGGATATCGGCAAGCTGCCGGATACCTCGATCGCCAGCACCTTGCAGCGCATTCCGGGCATCCAGCTCGCCCGCGACACGCGCGGCCAGGGCAACACCTATGTCGTCCACGGCCTGAAGCAGGTGACGACCACGATCGACGGCCGCCAGATCTTCTCGTCGACCAACCGCGCCGCCAACCTGCTGGAGCTGTCGGCGGACATCCTGTCGGGCATCGACGTCTACAAGACCGCGACCGCGGACCAGATCGAAGGCGGCCTCGGCGGCCTCATCAACATCCATTCGGCGCAGCCGTTCAACTTCGACGGCCTGCATGTCGCCGGCACGCTCTCGGGCTATTACAGCGACATCAACGACAAGCTGACGCCGCGCACCTCGCTGGTGCTGAGCAACCGCTTCGATACCGGCATCGGCGAAATCGGCGTGCTGGTCGGCGGCCAGTTCGAGCGGGTCTTCTCGGGCGGCTACCAGACCTCGACCAATGCCTATGGCGACAACCGCAACCTTTACGACCGCGACGCCGATGGCGCCTTCCCCAACGATGCGGGCGACATCGTCACCCTGCCGTCGCAGGTGCGCGGCCGTTACGAGACCGGCCGGCTGACCCGGTCCAGCGTCTATGGCGCGATCCAGTGGCGCCCGGTGGAAGAGCTGACGCTCTATGCCAACGCGATGCGCTTCAACACCAAATCGACCAGCGCGACGCAGCAGCTTTCCGTGCAGACCGATGGCGCGCGCGGCACGGGATCGTCGTTCCAGTTCAAGGACGGCAACCCCAATATTCCCGACAGCTATACGCTGACCAACGCGCTGATCCGGTCCAGCCGCGGCGCATCGGACTTCAACCAGCACACCAACAGCTATGCCGGCGGTTTCGACTGGAAGTCCGACCGGTTCACGCTGGGCGGGCAGGTTTCCTACGTCGATTCGACCGCGCCCTTCTATTCGCGCAGCGTGGTGCTGCAGGGGCGGGCGCCGACCGCGAACATCGATCTGTCGACCAACACGCCCGACTTCTCGCTCGGCGGCGTCGATCCGACCTCGCCCGCGGCCTATACCGGCCAGACGACCTATTCGGACCTCGGCCAGCAGGCCTATGGCGACGAGACCTCGGCGCGGCTCGACGCCACCTACAAGTTCGACGACAGCCCGATCACCGCGATCAGCGCCGGCGTGCGCTATGCCAAGCGCCAGGCGATCAACGAGGTCTACAGCATCGGCCAGAACGTGACGCTGACCCAGCCGGTCACGTCGGTGACGCAGCAGACGCCGGACGACCTGTTCTTCGATCGCACCGCCTCCACCAACCAGTGGCTGACCTTCCAGGAGAAATATCTGTTCGACAAGCGCCGCACCCGTGCGCTCGTCGGCGTCGATTCCAACGATCCGGTCTATCCGCCGACCAACTATTATAATTATCGCGAGACCGCCTGGGCGGCCTATGGCAAGGCCGATTTCGCGTTCGACCTGGGGCTGCCGATCGACGGCAATGTCGGCCTGCGCTACGTCCACACCACCAACAAGCAGCTCGTCTACATCGCCAATGCCGGGGCCTTCGATCCGGTGCGCGGCGAGAGCAGCTATGAGAACTGGCTGCCGAGCGTGAACATCCGCGGCGAGCTGACCAAGGACCTCTATCTGCGCCTTGCCTATTCGAAGGCGCTGACCCGTCCGGAGTTCGGCAACCTCTCGCCGGCGGTGGTGCTGAGCGTGCTCAACGGCACCGGCAGCGCGGGCAACCCCGATCTCGCGCCGACCAAGGCGGATCAGTACGACGCGTCGCTGGAATTCTATTTCGGCAAGTCCAACTATGCCGCGGTCTCGCTGTTCCAGAAGGATGTCGTCGGCTTTGCGCAGAAGTTCGCGCAGAACGAGATCATCGACGGCGAAACCTATCTGATCACCCGTCCGCGCAACAGCGGCCCGGGCACGATCAAGGGGTTCGAGATCTTCTACCAGCAGTTCTTCGATTTCCTGCCGGGCGCGTTCAGCGGCCTGGGGTTCCAGGGCAATTTCACCTATGCGGACAGCAGCCTGCCGGTGCTTGGCCGCACCGAGATGGTCGCCGCGGACCTGCTTTCCAAATATGCGTTCAACATCACCGGCATCTACGAGAAGGGCCCGGTTTCCGCGCAGCTCTCCTACAATTGGCGGTCGAAGAGCGTGCAGACCAATTTCGCGGACTCCGCCGGCCGTGCGCTCTATAACGCGCCGCTGGAGCAGATGGACTTTTCCATCAGCTACCGCGTGAATGAACATGTCTCGGTGAAGTTCGATGCGGTCAACCTGCTCAACGCCTATCAGCGGCAATATTACGGGACCGCGGACATCCCCGCGGTATCCAACCAGTATGACCGCAACTATCAGCTCGGCGTCCGCGTCAACTTCTGACGCGGGCTGAGATGCGGCGGCTGCTCGCCCTGCTGCTGATCTGCGCCGCGGCCGGTCCGGCGGCGGCGCAACCCGATGGCAATGGCGATGAGGCGAAGGTGCCGGCCTACCGGCTGCCCGATCCGCTGGTGATGGCGGACGGGCGGCCGGTGACCTCGCCGGCGATGTGGGCCAGGCAGCGCCGCCCCGAACTGCTCGATCTGTTCGAACGAACGATCTATGGCGTCGCACCCCCGGCGCCGCGCCGCCAGCGCTTCGTCGTCACCGATGAGGACGGCCATGCGCTGGGCGGCCGCGCGATCCGGCGGCAGGTGACGATCCTGCTCGACGGCACCGCGCGCGGGCCGCAACTGTCGGTGCTGATCTATCTGCCCGCCGCCGCCAAGGGCCCGGTGCCCATGTTCGTCGGGCTCAACTTCCACGGCAACCAGGCGGTCAATGCCGATCCCGGCATCGCGATCACGCCGAACTGGGTCGTGCCGGCGCAAGGCATTCGCAAGGGCAGCGCCACCGTCCATTCGCGCGGCATCGACGCGTCCGAATGGCCGATCGAGGCGATCCTCGCCGCGGGCTATGGCGTCGCCACCTATTTCCCCGGCGATCTCTATCCCGATGGCGACGGCAAGGTGGCGGAGAGCATCCATCCCTTCTTCGGCACGAGCCCCTCGGATCCCTCGCACTGGGGCGCGGTCGCGACCTGGGCGTGGGGGCTGAGCCGCGTCCGGGATTATCTCGCCACCGATCGTTCGGTGGACGAAAGCCGGATCGTCCTGATCGGC
The window above is part of the Sphingomonas sanxanigenens DSM 19645 = NX02 genome. Proteins encoded here:
- a CDS encoding TonB-dependent receptor codes for the protein MVKAKLLLGSVCWMGLAGAMPAMAQDAPAPAPQADQGAAAPSDAAVEDIVVTGIRGTLTSARERKRNSGQIQESIVAEDIGKLPDTSIASTLQRIPGIQLARDTRGQGNTYVVHGLKQVTTTIDGRQIFSSTNRAANLLELSADILSGIDVYKTATADQIEGGLGGLINIHSAQPFNFDGLHVAGTLSGYYSDINDKLTPRTSLVLSNRFDTGIGEIGVLVGGQFERVFSGGYQTSTNAYGDNRNLYDRDADGAFPNDAGDIVTLPSQVRGRYETGRLTRSSVYGAIQWRPVEELTLYANAMRFNTKSTSATQQLSVQTDGARGTGSSFQFKDGNPNIPDSYTLTNALIRSSRGASDFNQHTNSYAGGFDWKSDRFTLGGQVSYVDSTAPFYSRSVVLQGRAPTANIDLSTNTPDFSLGGVDPTSPAAYTGQTTYSDLGQQAYGDETSARLDATYKFDDSPITAISAGVRYAKRQAINEVYSIGQNVTLTQPVTSVTQQTPDDLFFDRTASTNQWLTFQEKYLFDKRRTRALVGVDSNDPVYPPTNYYNYRETAWAAYGKADFAFDLGLPIDGNVGLRYVHTTNKQLVYIANAGAFDPVRGESSYENWLPSVNIRGELTKDLYLRLAYSKALTRPEFGNLSPAVVLSVLNGTGSAGNPDLAPTKADQYDASLEFYFGKSNYAAVSLFQKDVVGFAQKFAQNEIIDGETYLITRPRNSGPGTIKGFEIFYQQFFDFLPGAFSGLGFQGNFTYADSSLPVLGRTEMVAADLLSKYAFNITGIYEKGPVSAQLSYNWRSKSVQTNFADSAGRALYNAPLEQMDFSISYRVNEHVSVKFDAVNLLNAYQRQYYGTADIPAVSNQYDRNYQLGVRVNF
- a CDS encoding alpha/beta hydrolase, which translates into the protein MRRLLALLLICAAAGPAAAQPDGNGDEAKVPAYRLPDPLVMADGRPVTSPAMWARQRRPELLDLFERTIYGVAPPAPRRQRFVVTDEDGHALGGRAIRRQVTILLDGTARGPQLSVLIYLPAAAKGPVPMFVGLNFHGNQAVNADPGIAITPNWVVPAQGIRKGSATVHSRGIDASEWPIEAILAAGYGVATYFPGDLYPDGDGKVAESIHPFFGTSPSDPSHWGAVATWAWGLSRVRDYLATDRSVDESRIVLIGHSRYGKAALWAGARDPRFAMVIANQSGEGGASLYRRRFGETIRVMNTYWFAPRFKTYADREAELPVDAHELVALIAPRPVYIASASEDWWSDPRGEFLAAKGAEPVYRLLGAGSLGTATMPPPDRPVGDRLAYHVRTGPHSITAADWAIYLRFADRWLPAPGR